A portion of the Candidatus Thermoplasmatota archaeon genome contains these proteins:
- a CDS encoding flagellar protein G: MGFSLTGTQVIFFIASVIVAGAVSGVFIGVTTNVTNSLSDKGDRLQEQLDTDFKIINDPVAIPNIDGYYRFYLKNIGGKKLLTTNQTFQIFVDGEIIPTANYYFSVSSIQPGEVATIYVDDDEIGAGDHTIRLVGPLAIEDKFTFTI; this comes from the coding sequence ATGGGATTTAGCTTAACTGGTACACAAGTCATATTCTTTATTGCATCAGTGATCGTCGCTGGTGCAGTATCAGGTGTTTTCATAGGTGTCACAACAAATGTTACTAATAGTTTATCAGATAAGGGGGATAGATTACAGGAGCAGCTTGATACAGATTTTAAGATAATCAATGACCCAGTGGCCATACCAAACATAGATGGTTACTACAGGTTTTATCTAAAAAATATAGGTGGTAAAAAACTGTTAACAACAAACCAGACCTTTCAGATATTTGTTGATGGAGAGATTATACCTACAGCGAACTATTATTTTTCTGTTAGCAGTATCCAACCTGGTGAGGTTGCTACAATTTATGTGGATGATGATGAAATCGGAGCAGGGGATCATACAATTAGGTTGGTAGGTCCCTTAGCAATTGAAGATAAATTCACGTTTACTATTTAA
- a CDS encoding ATPase domain-containing protein gives MEGAKSLLLERKGESDGFAQRFGRVIPDGSLVFVEGKEGAGKSIFCQRFCFSFLKNGSTCSYVSTQYTVKSFLRQTASVGYDVRKYLMSGKLFFISTEVTLAETLPKKTFLEKLITCKKLFDPEIIFIDSLSTLLNESLNKDNLVDLTNFFNRLKGCGKIIILTGNPNEWSQEIHNAFQMIADIHFRITKENMPGIGIVHNIYLDKFNGARYKYDPLTTFSVRPGIGLTIETSGIAF, from the coding sequence ATGGAAGGAGCAAAATCTTTATTACTTGAGAGAAAAGGAGAATCTGATGGTTTTGCTCAAAGATTCGGTAGGGTTATACCGGATGGTTCTTTGGTTTTTGTTGAGGGGAAAGAGGGGGCAGGTAAAAGTATTTTTTGTCAGAGATTCTGTTTCAGTTTTCTTAAAAATGGTTCAACTTGTTCTTATGTTTCCACGCAGTATACTGTAAAAAGTTTTTTAAGACAAACAGCGTCAGTTGGTTACGATGTAAGAAAATATTTGATGAGTGGTAAGCTTTTTTTTATCTCGACGGAGGTTACGTTAGCGGAGACTTTACCGAAAAAAACTTTTTTGGAAAAACTGATAACTTGTAAGAAACTTTTTGATCCGGAGATTATCTTCATAGATTCTCTGTCTACTTTGCTTAATGAGAGTTTGAACAAGGATAATCTTGTTGATCTCACCAATTTTTTTAATAGATTGAAAGGGTGTGGCAAAATAATAATTTTAACTGGTAACCCAAATGAATGGTCGCAGGAGATACATAATGCGTTTCAGATGATAGCTGATATACATTTTAGGATCACAAAAGAGAACATGCCTGGTATTGGTATAGTTCATAACATCTATTTGGATAAATTCAATGGTGCACGTTATAAGTATGATCCTTTGACGACTTTTTCAGTTAGACCTGGTATAGGGCTTACTATAGAAACTAGTGGGATAGCGTTCTAG
- a CDS encoding type II/IV secretion system ATPase subunit has product MIRMEKKEEEKIINENPHLKRYISEIERKIGRPEFYSKISRELKEEKYPNIIYPTKGTVFIHIYRTRDMDQIEYHAIEPVLSDIERMKREKILDLIYEKAIRLKKTIKNQDDLRKAIKEVLDEITIVDEKSGDITSEKGFLGGLKGDKVRVTSIEKMNLEYDISKDIVGGGPLEPFMRDPYLEDVHVITGEKVHLVHRVFEMIKTNIVIDKDWAATFSQEFSEKIGSPVSEGQPIADGTLPDGSRVNIIHSKDVSIKGPTMTIRKFTETPISVTQLISWGTMDAGIAAYIWLCLQYGRSLFICGETASGKTTTANAIVPFIPPDKKIYTAENTPEMHIPHPVWQQLLTRSTGPQEGHIELVDLLIAALRSRPDYIIPGETRGIEGRVVFQAMQTGHPVITTFHAGSVTKVIQRFTGHPINVPKTFMDNLDVVIIQMAVERKGKKVRRVLSVEEIEGYNRHVDAIISRTAFQWNPVEDTHGFKAYGNSYILEQRIARNAGYKDVMQIYDEYDRRKHILQRMVEEKIFDYYEVVQFLWTFYREGIKALPISL; this is encoded by the coding sequence ATGATTAGGATGGAAAAAAAAGAAGAGGAGAAAATCATAAACGAGAACCCTCATCTTAAAAGATATATTTCTGAGATAGAGAGAAAGATTGGTAGACCTGAGTTTTATAGTAAGATTTCGCGTGAGCTTAAGGAAGAAAAATATCCGAATATAATTTATCCGACGAAGGGGACTGTTTTTATACATATTTATAGAACCAGAGATATGGATCAGATAGAGTATCATGCTATTGAGCCTGTTCTCAGCGACATTGAAAGAATGAAGCGGGAAAAGATTTTGGATTTGATTTATGAGAAAGCTATTAGGTTAAAAAAAACCATCAAAAATCAGGATGATCTTAGGAAGGCTATCAAAGAGGTTTTAGATGAGATTACAATTGTTGATGAAAAATCAGGTGATATTACTTCAGAGAAAGGTTTTTTAGGTGGATTGAAAGGTGATAAGGTTAGAGTTACATCTATTGAGAAGATGAATTTGGAGTATGATATCTCGAAGGATATTGTTGGTGGTGGGCCTCTTGAGCCTTTTATGAGAGACCCCTATCTGGAGGATGTTCATGTTATAACTGGTGAAAAAGTCCATCTTGTTCATAGGGTTTTTGAGATGATTAAAACCAATATTGTTATAGATAAGGATTGGGCTGCTACGTTTTCGCAGGAGTTTAGTGAGAAGATAGGTAGTCCTGTTAGTGAAGGTCAGCCTATAGCAGATGGTACTTTACCTGATGGTAGCAGGGTTAATATTATTCATAGTAAGGATGTAAGTATTAAGGGTCCTACTATGACTATTAGGAAGTTTACTGAAACCCCTATTAGTGTAACTCAGCTTATAAGTTGGGGTACTATGGATGCTGGTATAGCTGCTTATATTTGGCTTTGTTTACAGTATGGGCGTAGTTTGTTTATATGTGGTGAGACTGCTTCTGGTAAGACTACTACTGCTAACGCTATAGTACCTTTTATACCACCTGATAAAAAGATTTATACGGCTGAGAACACGCCAGAGATGCATATACCCCATCCGGTGTGGCAACAGTTGTTGACAAGGTCTACAGGGCCACAAGAAGGGCATATAGAGCTTGTTGATCTTTTGATTGCTGCTTTGAGGTCTAGACCAGATTATATAATACCTGGGGAGACAAGGGGTATTGAGGGGCGTGTTGTTTTTCAGGCTATGCAAACAGGGCATCCGGTTATAACAACATTCCATGCTGGTAGTGTAACAAAGGTTATACAACGTTTCACAGGGCACCCCATAAATGTGCCTAAGACGTTCATGGATAACCTTGATGTTGTTATAATACAGATGGCTGTAGAGCGGAAAGGAAAAAAGGTTAGGAGAGTTCTCTCAGTTGAGGAGATAGAAGGATATAACAGGCATGTTGATGCCATAATATCACGCACAGCATTCCAGTGGAACCCTGTTGAAGATACACATGGTTTTAAAGCATATGGAAACAGCTATATCTTGGAGCAGAGGATAGCTAGAAACGCTGGGTATAAGGATGTAATGCAGATTTATGATGAGTATGATCGAAGAAAGCATATACTGCAGAGGATGGTGGAGGAGAAGATATTTGATTATTATGAGGTTGTACAATTCCTGTGGACTTTCTATAGGGAGGGAATAAAGGCTTTGCCGATATCTCTATAG
- a CDS encoding type II/IV secretion system ATPase subunit encodes MTEMSEEDKKNLFESYPHLRKYVENIREKIGEPVFYSTLPFEAREQAYPNLIYATKGSVFVHIFRTKDMDEIEYHAIEPSLNDIEKKKYEKLLDSIVKLAPNKKSVVTDDELKEVLKEIVNELIIVDEKAEGFDDKKGFLGKFTKSDKIRATSIQKNNIEYFLIKNQIGGGAIEPFMRDPYLEDVHIISGENVHLIHKVFGMIKTNVQINKDEAPAFARKLSEKMGATVSEGKPIADGMLPDGSRGNVIYSDTVSIKGPSMTIRKFTETPISITQLIKWGTLGSNIAAYLWLCSQYGRSFFICGETACGKTTTMNALLPFIPPEKKIYTAENTPELTVPHVVWQRLLTKTTGPKEGQVDLFDLLKAALRSRPDYIIPGEVRGAEGNIVFQAMQTGHPCITTFHAGTLTKVIQRFTGDPINVPKTFMDNLDFVLIQSALDRDGRRIRRCISLDEIEGYNREVDGVMARTAFEWDPVEDRHIFKANKNSFILEQKIAKNMGYVDTAEIYDEYERRKHILERMVEEEIFDYYEVVQFIWTFYRDGEKALPISI; translated from the coding sequence ATGACTGAGATGAGTGAGGAAGACAAAAAAAATTTATTCGAAAGTTATCCTCATCTAAGAAAATACGTGGAGAATATCAGAGAGAAAATTGGTGAACCTGTTTTTTATTCGACTTTGCCTTTTGAAGCTAGAGAACAAGCTTACCCGAATCTGATATATGCGACTAAGGGTTCTGTTTTTGTTCATATATTCAGAACAAAAGATATGGATGAGATAGAATACCATGCTATCGAACCGTCATTAAATGATATAGAGAAAAAAAAATATGAGAAATTATTGGATTCTATAGTTAAACTTGCGCCTAATAAAAAAAGTGTTGTGACAGATGATGAGTTGAAAGAGGTTTTAAAAGAAATAGTCAACGAGCTTATTATCGTGGATGAAAAAGCAGAAGGTTTTGATGATAAAAAAGGTTTTTTAGGTAAATTCACTAAATCTGATAAAATAAGGGCTACATCCATCCAAAAAAATAATATCGAGTATTTTTTAATAAAAAACCAGATCGGCGGTGGTGCTATCGAGCCTTTTATGAGAGACCCCTATCTGGAGGATGTTCATATTATATCAGGTGAAAACGTTCATCTTATCCACAAAGTCTTTGGCATGATAAAAACCAATGTGCAAATAAACAAAGATGAGGCGCCTGCTTTTGCTAGAAAATTAAGTGAAAAAATGGGTGCAACAGTTAGCGAGGGTAAACCCATAGCAGATGGGATGTTGCCAGATGGTAGTAGAGGGAACGTCATATACAGTGACACGGTGAGTATAAAGGGACCTAGTATGACAATCAGAAAATTCACAGAAACACCTATTAGTATTACACAGCTGATAAAATGGGGTACGCTTGGTTCCAATATCGCTGCGTATCTATGGCTTTGTTCACAATACGGGCGTAGTTTCTTTATATGCGGTGAAACAGCTTGTGGTAAAACTACAACGATGAATGCTTTGCTACCATTTATACCACCTGAAAAAAAGATTTATACGGCTGAGAATACACCAGAGCTAACTGTTCCGCACGTTGTTTGGCAGAGGCTGCTTACAAAAACAACAGGGCCAAAAGAAGGACAAGTGGACTTGTTTGACCTTCTAAAAGCAGCGTTGAGGTCAAGACCAGATTATATAATACCTGGTGAGGTAAGAGGTGCGGAGGGAAACATCGTTTTCCAGGCTATGCAGACAGGACACCCGTGTATAACAACTTTTCACGCTGGGACGTTAACAAAGGTTATACAACGTTTCACAGGTGACCCAATAAATGTACCAAAAACGTTCATGGATAACCTTGATTTTGTTTTGATACAGAGTGCTTTGGATAGAGATGGTAGAAGAATCAGACGATGCATCTCACTGGATGAGATAGAGGGTTATAACAGGGAGGTTGATGGTGTTATGGCGAGGACAGCCTTTGAATGGGATCCTGTTGAGGACAGACACATTTTCAAGGCAAACAAAAACAGTTTCATACTGGAACAAAAAATAGCGAAAAACATGGGGTATGTTGACACAGCAGAAATCTATGATGAATACGAACGTAGAAAACACATACTTGAGAGGATGGTTGAAGAAGAAATATTTGACTATTATGAGGTGGTACAATTCATATGGACATTTTATAGGGATGGAGAGAAAGCGTTACCCATATCCATTTAG